The proteins below come from a single Rhodococcus sp. WMMA185 genomic window:
- a CDS encoding DUF3089 domain-containing protein has translation MTSFGRARPRGNLVLLWSALVAVIVAVSASPVSAEPASEPATTWLCRPGQADDPCGGRSGAPIDCFYVYPTVSLQPTANANFDASPELRAVASLQAEPFGQNCNVWAPVYRQSTLRALFNGTPEERSAAASLAYDDIENAWDDYLAHHNDGRGVVLIGHSQGTYMLRSLIRNRIDGQPVQSQLVSALLIGGNVLVRKGEGIGGDFTSVPACTSPAQTGCVVAYSAYSATPPPDAKFGAVPKTAGSGGGKVSLPFGPEYEVLCTNPASLRDNADAPIHGIFVGQEVNGLHARCADNGASNVLMVGGPAAALLPAIPAANWGLHQIDINLAQRDLVDLVGAQSAAYLG, from the coding sequence ATGACGAGCTTCGGTCGTGCCCGCCCGCGCGGAAACCTTGTTCTTCTCTGGAGCGCGCTGGTCGCGGTGATCGTTGCGGTCTCGGCCTCACCTGTCTCCGCCGAACCGGCCTCAGAACCTGCAACGACTTGGCTGTGTAGGCCTGGTCAGGCTGACGATCCGTGCGGCGGCCGGTCCGGTGCACCGATCGACTGCTTCTACGTCTATCCCACGGTGTCGCTGCAGCCGACGGCGAATGCCAACTTCGACGCCTCGCCCGAGTTGCGCGCTGTGGCCAGCCTGCAGGCCGAACCCTTCGGTCAGAACTGCAACGTGTGGGCACCGGTGTATCGGCAGAGCACACTGCGAGCCCTGTTCAACGGGACGCCGGAGGAGCGCAGTGCGGCGGCGAGCCTCGCCTACGACGACATCGAAAACGCCTGGGACGACTATCTCGCCCACCACAACGACGGGCGTGGCGTGGTCCTCATCGGACACTCCCAGGGCACCTACATGCTGCGGTCGCTGATTCGCAATCGGATCGATGGTCAGCCCGTCCAATCGCAACTGGTCTCGGCGCTCCTGATCGGCGGAAACGTACTGGTCCGCAAGGGTGAAGGGATTGGCGGCGACTTCACTTCCGTACCGGCTTGCACCAGCCCGGCGCAGACCGGGTGTGTAGTCGCGTACTCGGCGTACTCGGCTACGCCGCCGCCCGACGCCAAGTTCGGCGCGGTACCCAAGACGGCCGGATCCGGTGGAGGCAAAGTGAGCCTTCCGTTCGGACCCGAGTACGAGGTTCTGTGCACCAATCCGGCGTCGCTACGTGACAACGCTGACGCCCCCATCCACGGGATCTTCGTGGGTCAAGAGGTAAACGGACTGCACGCCCGGTGCGCCGACAACGGCGCGTCGAATGTGCTCATGGTCGGCGGACCCGCCGCCGCGCTGCTGCCGGCGATCCCAGCCGCCAACTGGGGACTGCATCAGATCGACATCAACCTTGCGCAGCGGGACCTGGTCGACCTCGTCGGCGCTCAGAGTGCGGCCTACCTGGGCTGA
- a CDS encoding winged helix-turn-helix transcriptional regulator, whose amino-acid sequence MSDTPEASPHELSITPPHRELLDQILDKWSLAVLNELCERPNRFNDLRRAIPAVTQKSLTATLRRLERNGIIRRELLSSRPVAVEYTITPLGKTLRHPVDVLLAWAEEHFPEIEDARTRFDAESAE is encoded by the coding sequence GTGAGCGATACTCCCGAAGCCAGTCCCCACGAACTCTCGATCACCCCGCCTCATCGAGAACTGCTTGACCAGATCCTCGATAAGTGGTCGTTGGCAGTGCTCAACGAACTGTGCGAGCGCCCCAACCGCTTCAACGATCTGCGCCGCGCGATCCCCGCTGTGACACAGAAATCACTCACGGCCACGCTGCGTCGACTCGAACGCAACGGCATCATCAGACGCGAACTTCTAAGCTCCCGGCCGGTTGCCGTCGAGTACACGATCACTCCTCTGGGTAAGACCCTTCGCCACCCGGTCGACGTCCTCCTTGCCTGGGCCGAGGAACACTTTCCCGAAATCGAGGACGCACGCACACGCTTCGACGCCGAATCGGCCGAGTAG
- a CDS encoding alkyl/aryl-sulfatase, giving the protein MAPDFSDTTDFEDSHRGFVDRLDPCTITDDDGRIVWDMQEYSFLAGDCPNTADPSLWRQSQLCAINGLYEVTEGIYQVRGFDISNMTIVEGDTGIVVIDPLISKETAAAGLALYRRNRGERPVTGVIYTHSHADHFGGVRGVLPDGHENVPILAPEGFLEHAVSENVYAGPAMNRRASYMFGAMLPKGPDGHLSAGLGITTSSGNPGLIPPTVEITHTGQVETVDGVRIIFHMTPGAEAPAEMNFLFPDHRALCMAENATHNMHNILTPRGALVRDARTWARYLDEAIEMFDGDYDVSFASHHWPTWGRDRVVTYLSQQRDLYQYLHDQTLRMLNTGMTGIEIAENFPMPPALESAWHARGYYGSVSHNVKAIYQRYMGWFDGNPSSLWQHPPEDAATRYVECMGGQAEVRRKAARYFEEGDLRFAAELLKHAVFADPSDNEAKELLARTYERLGFGSENAIWRNFYLTGALELRGGIVPPPIHTISLDVLGALTLEQIFDSLALRVNGPRAWDKSLVAEWHFTDPEAHIRTTLSNGALIQTVSPKTRVQPDVTLTLTKMQLLELITGKGVVGIDIKGDPSKLLVLTSLLDAPDPAFPIVTP; this is encoded by the coding sequence ATGGCACCTGACTTCTCGGATACCACCGACTTCGAGGACTCACACCGCGGATTCGTCGATCGACTCGACCCTTGCACAATCACGGACGACGACGGTCGCATCGTCTGGGACATGCAGGAATATTCGTTCCTGGCCGGCGACTGTCCAAACACGGCTGACCCAAGCCTTTGGCGCCAGTCCCAGCTGTGCGCGATCAACGGCCTGTACGAGGTAACCGAGGGCATCTACCAGGTGCGGGGATTCGATATATCCAACATGACGATCGTCGAGGGCGATACCGGCATAGTCGTTATCGACCCATTGATCTCCAAGGAGACAGCGGCCGCCGGGCTGGCGCTGTATCGCCGCAATCGGGGCGAGCGCCCCGTCACCGGCGTGATCTACACCCATTCGCACGCCGACCATTTCGGGGGCGTCCGAGGGGTGCTGCCCGACGGGCATGAGAACGTTCCGATCCTGGCCCCGGAGGGATTTCTCGAACACGCTGTCTCCGAGAATGTCTATGCCGGACCGGCAATGAACAGACGAGCCTCCTACATGTTCGGCGCCATGCTCCCGAAGGGTCCGGACGGACACCTGAGCGCTGGTTTGGGAATCACCACGTCGTCCGGGAACCCCGGACTGATCCCACCCACCGTTGAGATAACCCACACCGGTCAGGTGGAGACGGTGGACGGGGTCCGGATCATCTTCCACATGACACCCGGCGCGGAGGCGCCGGCGGAGATGAACTTCCTATTTCCCGACCACCGGGCACTGTGTATGGCGGAAAACGCCACCCACAACATGCACAACATCCTGACTCCGCGAGGCGCCCTGGTCCGCGATGCTCGAACATGGGCACGCTACCTGGACGAGGCCATCGAGATGTTCGACGGTGACTACGACGTCTCGTTCGCCTCCCACCACTGGCCGACATGGGGGCGCGACCGGGTGGTCACGTACCTGTCGCAGCAGCGCGATCTCTACCAGTACCTGCACGACCAAACATTGCGCATGCTGAACACGGGCATGACCGGCATCGAGATCGCCGAGAACTTCCCGATGCCTCCTGCACTCGAATCAGCATGGCATGCAAGGGGATACTACGGATCGGTGAGCCACAATGTGAAGGCCATCTACCAGCGCTATATGGGCTGGTTCGACGGCAACCCGTCCTCGCTGTGGCAGCATCCACCCGAGGACGCCGCTACCCGGTACGTGGAATGTATGGGTGGACAGGCCGAGGTCCGGAGGAAGGCGGCGCGGTACTTCGAGGAGGGCGATCTCCGGTTCGCCGCGGAACTTCTCAAGCATGCCGTGTTCGCCGACCCGTCGGACAACGAGGCCAAAGAGTTACTCGCACGCACCTACGAGCGACTCGGGTTCGGTTCGGAAAACGCAATATGGCGCAACTTCTACCTCACCGGCGCCCTCGAATTGCGGGGAGGCATCGTTCCTCCCCCCATCCACACAATCAGCCTCGACGTGCTGGGAGCACTCACCCTCGAACAGATCTTCGACTCGCTGGCCCTGCGCGTCAACGGGCCCCGGGCATGGGACAAGTCCCTGGTCGCCGAATGGCATTTCACCGACCCCGAAGCGCACATCCGTACGACGTTGTCCAACGGCGCACTGATTCAGACGGTTTCGCCGAAGACCAGGGTGCAACCGGACGTCACCCTGACATTGACGAAAATGCAGCTACTCGAACTGATCACCGGCAAGGGAGTCGTGGGGATCGACATCAAAGGTGATCCGTCGAAACTTCTCGTCCTCACGAGTCTGCTCGACGCCCCCGACCCCGCGTTCCCCATCGTCACGCCATAG
- a CDS encoding DUF7144 family membrane protein, whose translation MDMTTNPESGTNSPVKQGIAAGTSIAAAILLLTLGVISFFQGIAAVANDDLLIVGVEYIYQFDTTAWGWGHIVLGVLLAIAAIGLMTGATWARIAAIGIACLSILANFLWLPYYPLWSVLVIALDVVVIWAVSTWDTKSVSAA comes from the coding sequence ATGGACATGACGACCAACCCGGAATCCGGTACGAACAGCCCTGTAAAACAGGGTATTGCGGCAGGTACGTCCATTGCGGCAGCCATCTTGCTGCTGACGCTCGGCGTGATCTCCTTCTTTCAGGGAATCGCCGCGGTGGCAAACGATGATCTGCTGATCGTTGGCGTCGAGTACATCTATCAGTTCGATACCACCGCATGGGGCTGGGGCCACATCGTTCTCGGTGTCCTTCTCGCCATCGCAGCTATTGGACTGATGACCGGTGCCACGTGGGCGCGAATCGCGGCCATCGGGATCGCCTGCCTGTCGATTCTCGCGAACTTCCTGTGGCTGCCCTACTACCCGCTGTGGTCGGTTCTGGTCATCGCGCTCGACGTGGTCGTGATCTGGGCGGTCAGCACCTGGGACACCAAGTCGGTAAGCGCGGCATAA
- a CDS encoding RidA family protein, translating into MTIHYLTPEGMTTPSPYHHVAVGTGTRHVHVAGQVARLADGTPVAQGDLAGQVAQALRNTATGLAGAGATFGDVLRLTFYVTDWKPEKIGEVISGIEQVAAEIGLSMPTPPASLIGVDYLFEPDVLVEVEATALVD; encoded by the coding sequence ATGACCATTCACTACCTCACGCCTGAGGGCATGACGACGCCCAGTCCGTATCACCACGTCGCCGTCGGCACCGGTACCCGGCACGTCCACGTCGCCGGTCAGGTTGCACGACTTGCCGATGGAACCCCAGTGGCCCAAGGCGATCTCGCCGGTCAGGTCGCCCAGGCGTTGCGCAACACCGCGACAGGGCTGGCAGGGGCCGGTGCGACCTTCGGCGACGTCCTCCGGTTGACGTTCTACGTCACGGACTGGAAGCCGGAGAAGATCGGCGAGGTCATTTCGGGGATCGAGCAGGTCGCGGCTGAGATAGGGCTCTCCATGCCGACGCCGCCGGCATCTCTAATCGGCGTGGACTACCTATTCGAGCCGGACGTGCTCGTCGAAGTCGAGGCGACCGCCCTCGTCGACTGA
- a CDS encoding LuxR C-terminal-related transcriptional regulator yields the protein MTRTRLHTSLTKALTDDAHDYSVALVCAPAGSGKTRAVADWAQEALAAEPAPTIAWLTIEERLNDRVAFYRAILHSLAETGNPRLQQSCAELDPTSTDFGPQLSTAMNELAESIWIVIDDAHLLLDTDVLADLEAFMRWQPPMLRTIVCGRFEPPLALQRLRLDGKLFTITARDLAFIPDEASEMLAEHDVELSVDDLESLMDRTEGWAAGIRLAGMSLEGHRDPSRLIAEFTGDRRAVADYLIEEVLSGQTDDMREFLLRTSVPASFTVELAEKLTGYTDAHAKADWLEHHNFLISRIADSPTRYRYHPLLRSYLRAEISRIGHLEVERLELAVARWHAEFGDSLLALEHAVNSGDHSEIVTLLNRCSPSLIVEGHGKAADRLLARAPRSSQNHPAARLIGAAAALAAGNIPVAKSILDLLDRDPSGMLVDGVTEPQLHLLLRESLRVQASISDGDIDDALNRLRDVGVEPTGDSRLDAFVLLQEGRALLFIGRTDESEEVLTKALAHARLGNAPLSVMHCLGTLAAMAMARGDVASTSIFANEALSLGYRHSATKDPMLQLVRLVDSWLRYVRIDGNASTIAIESADALRRTNTDALRHAGADAARFAEGVAALFGLDTSTHRHKSVSWLHAHSPLSPSLPVPPGIRAVLLPGIAHAYLTAGEIGWAHELVTQTQALLGSTGDIAVVEANVHLHAHRLDAATKTLQPVLSGDLECTAETNLIAAWLMDASIAHARKHDSRAHRGVIEALRLAEPESILRPFHDSGPTIRELLVRSTGRFGVLEHFADRLRASFPPVQNTAPHVLTRREQELLMELPSWRTAEQIAADLCVSVNTVKTHLRGIYRKLGVRSRREAIAAAQRSGLL from the coding sequence GTGACCCGCACCCGCCTGCACACTTCGCTCACCAAAGCCCTTACCGACGACGCCCACGATTATTCGGTTGCGTTGGTCTGTGCGCCGGCCGGGTCGGGCAAGACGCGCGCTGTGGCCGATTGGGCGCAAGAAGCACTCGCCGCCGAGCCTGCTCCCACGATCGCCTGGCTCACGATCGAGGAGAGGTTGAACGATCGCGTCGCCTTCTACCGGGCGATTCTGCATTCTCTCGCCGAGACCGGAAATCCTCGGCTTCAGCAGTCGTGCGCGGAACTCGATCCCACCTCAACCGATTTCGGCCCACAGTTGTCGACAGCGATGAACGAATTGGCCGAGAGCATTTGGATAGTGATCGACGACGCCCACCTACTGCTCGATACCGATGTTCTCGCTGATCTAGAGGCATTCATGCGTTGGCAACCTCCCATGCTTCGAACGATCGTCTGCGGGCGTTTCGAACCACCGCTGGCATTGCAGCGACTTCGCTTGGACGGCAAGCTTTTCACGATCACAGCTCGAGATCTCGCCTTCATACCCGACGAGGCCTCCGAGATGCTCGCCGAACACGACGTAGAACTCAGCGTGGACGATCTCGAGTCTCTCATGGATCGCACCGAAGGCTGGGCGGCCGGAATACGTTTGGCAGGAATGTCTTTGGAAGGACATCGAGATCCGAGCCGTCTCATTGCCGAGTTCACCGGGGACCGTCGAGCAGTGGCCGACTATCTCATCGAGGAAGTCCTCTCCGGCCAGACCGACGACATGCGCGAGTTTCTACTGCGCACTTCGGTGCCCGCCTCCTTCACCGTCGAACTCGCGGAGAAGCTCACCGGCTACACGGATGCGCACGCCAAAGCGGACTGGCTCGAACATCACAATTTCCTGATCAGTCGAATCGCCGACTCCCCGACCCGGTACCGCTACCATCCTCTGCTGCGGAGCTATCTTCGAGCGGAGATCAGCCGAATCGGCCACCTAGAGGTCGAACGCCTCGAATTGGCGGTAGCCCGCTGGCATGCGGAGTTCGGCGACTCCCTGCTCGCTCTCGAGCATGCGGTGAACTCAGGCGACCACAGCGAGATCGTCACGCTCCTCAACCGCTGTTCTCCCTCCCTGATCGTGGAGGGCCACGGGAAGGCTGCGGATCGGCTTCTCGCCCGTGCACCCCGCTCGTCGCAGAATCATCCGGCGGCACGGTTGATCGGCGCGGCAGCGGCACTGGCCGCAGGTAATATTCCGGTTGCCAAGTCGATTCTCGATCTCCTCGACCGCGACCCGTCGGGAATGTTGGTTGATGGGGTCACCGAACCCCAACTACACCTACTGCTCCGTGAATCACTCCGCGTCCAAGCCTCCATTTCCGATGGTGACATCGACGATGCGCTGAACCGACTTCGCGACGTGGGCGTGGAACCAACCGGCGATTCCAGGCTCGATGCATTCGTGCTGCTACAGGAAGGGCGTGCGCTCCTCTTCATCGGCCGGACCGACGAATCGGAAGAAGTACTCACGAAGGCGCTGGCACACGCCAGACTCGGCAATGCCCCGCTCAGCGTCATGCACTGCCTGGGAACTCTCGCGGCGATGGCGATGGCGCGGGGTGACGTGGCGTCGACTTCGATCTTCGCGAACGAGGCTCTCTCGCTCGGTTACCGGCACTCCGCGACCAAGGATCCGATGCTCCAGTTGGTACGGCTCGTAGACTCCTGGCTCCGTTATGTTCGGATCGACGGCAATGCCTCGACGATCGCCATCGAATCCGCCGACGCGTTGCGTCGCACGAACACCGACGCGTTGCGCCACGCAGGGGCCGATGCCGCTCGATTCGCCGAGGGCGTCGCAGCGCTGTTCGGTCTCGACACGTCTACACACCGACACAAGTCGGTGTCATGGCTACACGCGCACAGTCCACTGTCCCCTTCCCTGCCCGTGCCGCCCGGCATCCGGGCTGTGCTGCTGCCCGGCATTGCCCACGCTTACCTCACCGCGGGAGAGATTGGGTGGGCGCACGAATTGGTGACGCAAACGCAGGCACTCCTCGGATCGACCGGCGACATCGCCGTAGTCGAGGCCAACGTCCATCTTCACGCTCACCGTCTCGACGCCGCGACCAAGACGCTGCAACCCGTCCTGAGCGGTGATCTCGAATGCACCGCTGAAACAAACCTGATTGCGGCGTGGCTCATGGACGCCTCGATCGCGCATGCTCGCAAGCATGATTCACGCGCCCACCGCGGAGTGATCGAGGCCCTGCGCCTTGCGGAGCCCGAATCCATACTTCGCCCGTTTCACGACAGCGGACCAACCATCCGAGAACTTCTCGTACGGAGCACCGGCCGATTCGGCGTCCTCGAGCACTTCGCGGACCGACTGCGTGCATCCTTTCCGCCGGTGCAGAACACGGCGCCGCATGTGTTGACCCGACGCGAACAAGAACTCCTGATGGAACTTCCATCGTGGCGCACGGCAGAACAGATCGCGGCCGACCTGTGCGTCTCGGTGAACACCGTGAAGACACATCTACGCGGGATATACCGCAAACTCGGCGTCAGATCCCGCCGCGAGGCCATCGCGGCGGCGCAGCGGAGCGGATTGCTCTGA
- a CDS encoding helix-turn-helix domain-containing protein has translation MPPELEHAVRCHLDELLSDRSMTLATLSERVGVSVANLSVLKNDRARAIRFSTLTAICQVLQCSVGDLFSVDPTSPTAEAPSLTQAGR, from the coding sequence ATGCCGCCTGAACTCGAGCATGCGGTCCGCTGCCATCTCGACGAGCTGTTATCCGACCGTTCGATGACCCTGGCAACCCTGTCGGAGCGAGTCGGGGTGAGCGTGGCGAACCTGTCGGTGCTCAAGAACGACCGAGCCAGAGCCATCCGGTTCTCCACATTGACCGCGATCTGCCAAGTACTGCAGTGCTCGGTCGGCGATCTGTTTTCGGTCGATCCAACGTCCCCGACTGCGGAGGCTCCATCATTGACACAAGCCGGACGATGA